Proteins encoded within one genomic window of Oryza glaberrima chromosome 12, OglaRS2, whole genome shotgun sequence:
- the LOC127756672 gene encoding protein MODIFIER OF SNC1 1 isoform X1, whose protein sequence is MASSLLTTDKRWAAPARKSGMTVLGKIPKPINLPSQRLENHGLDPNVEIVPKGTLTWGSKPTSTTPNAWNSSSLLSPKNDGSSNSPSHFNGRPSSGGGSRPSTAGSESLDSPNAWGSSSRPSTASGTLPSNHLQTTTNRPRSAETRPGSSQLSRFADNSSENMKVSIRTIDKSGSSSHGHGFTLSTGDFPTLGSESNSQRGHSSKGRPTSSSGKETAQNEQGKSITAGPAEEILSSNSQSADNIKTDQHVYDGGAPFPGTSLPNEAQQPQPYPGNFCVAPPHFDSWHAPPGHPPDGMWHRGAAPGGPYRPLGPPGGGFPVEPFAYYGQFQPSSEAAARQGPGHGGYQPKNGDAYLSVPPNSYMMNQPVIPVRPVYQGPMSYDGYYGPPRANFNNPNVRDPPFVGGPHQPGILNQFPNQHEKFHPGHPQNRPGKHETAPNEHFESDRVHVIQRGQPRILHDNLRGPREVERNAQPAPPLLPHPNGNRIDVNKRSDIRESFNEKNRILMKSAPDHRGPAGTSHLSIPENVHSHPREADDGTLRKKFKEDNSVVPDQQPVIKKNVALIEKIESLNNKARNVDARNITEPFPSKQAKEMQKSTSSKEDQKLPNEPVLEPSQSELTEIITAGKLGESTRDRTHRRGDSSRSSHHGSSKDRLVNNFAGEGLRENSAADSSPIVGSRNSQHEQPPKDALKLAPVMVTDDMQSSLDFESQRAKMRELAAQRAKQLQAEEEERTKQQRAKALAKLEELNRRSSVHQKSSNDVPPDIADVQQKQKVGFEETAKPANLSAESCDVACDGHNSLQPPNDPKHTEFSVQPKPTVLTHTLGVGKDPTIHNTTTLARNSEHEAQKGVAQSHDINVPKPKQGYRRRQAVSEEKNPSEKSSGAISTESGKKIAEAFSNTSTAVVTSHDDTLAHNKKSARHSRNKKKVDEAPVTSKHPPVALNEQNAVKVPNEPKPQTAGVIISSSIVPTEGTVVTVGSIMVGGISFGSLNQECVKPQESVKPADEVHSSTSNSHPKRQQAKRSGKNQQSIRPIERPHGNEGAVWAPVKPSGHSEQSGDAMRSTGVVAPTQPAGLNTNDGENVTKTKRAEMERYVPKPLSKELQQQNLRQILPSEKSCEDNKIRDKEIVERSTGAKPETAPEAKKWEGKKTNKGHGKSHPSWRRRNTDESTLVGPKATELADNYQESHELQKHTVHQPPEPDKQADAPARNSSVPAETVSSVVTVAKEHGAANKQRRQHVKAQRNEGSNYSNENKDQMAAPPAPGIDSNSYERRNMLRSDVKHSGTVPQSRSHWKPKTIPQSQGNSHGNNAKDGHVDSATPQDSSNNNLAENIGWNDENHAHSEEVKGEKRHVDDYQKSESHENAEQQQQLSHAPRRQGHHNGGRYHRGGGTNRGRGYDVGKPSHVTNAERRRGGTHLEYQPVGSYNKTADFQQNPGTDERTEGAPVHREHVHNRGPRPAGQFVKRNPASTPAANSYRDE, encoded by the exons ATGGGCTGCCCCTGCAAGGAAATCTGGCATGACCGTTCTTGGAAAAATTCCAAAACCTATTAATTTGCCAAGTCAGAG GTTGGAAAATCATGGTCTTGACCCCAATGTGGAAATTGTTCCAAA GGGCACCCTTACATGGGGTAGCAAACCCACATCTACAACCCCAAATGCATGGAATTCCTCTTCACTCCTTTCTCCCAAGAATGATGGAAGTTCCAATTCACCCAGCCACTTTAATGGCCGACCGTCTTCTGGTGGAGGATCAAGACCTTCCACAGCTGGTAGTGAATCCCTTGACTCACCTAATGCTTGGGGTTCAAGTTCTCGACCATCGACAGCATCGGGCACACTTCCATCCAATCATTTACAAACAACAACAAATCGTCCTCGAAGTGCAGAGACAAGACCAGGAAGCTCACAACTTTCCCGGTTTGCAGACAATTCTTCAGAGAATATGAAAGTATCAATAAGAACTATTGACAAATCG GGATCTTCATCACATGGACATGGGTTTACTCTAAGTACCGGTGATTTCCCAACACTTGGCTCCGAGTCAAACAGTCAACGAG GTCATAGCTCTAAGGGCCGCCCGACTTCTAGTTCTGGTAAAGAGACAGCGCAAAATGAACAAGGAAAGAGCATAACAGCTG GACCTGCTGAAGAAATATTGTCCTCCAATAGCCAGTCTGCGGATAACATAAAGACAGATCAGCATGTGTATGATGGAGGTGCTCCCTTCCCGGGTACAAGTCTGCCAAACGAAGCTCAGCAGCCACAGCCTTACCCTGGCAACTTTTGTGTGGCCCCACCACATTTTGATTCATGGCATGCGCCTCCAGGTCATCCTCCTGATGGAATGTGGCACAGAGGAGCAGCACCAGGTGGGCCATACAGACCACTAGGCCCCCCTGGTGGTGGTTTCCCTGTTGAACCATTCGCTTATTATGGTCAGTTCCAGCCCAGCTCAGAAGCAGCAGCAAGGCAGGGCCCAGGACACGGTGGATATCAACCTAAAAATGGAGACGCGTATCTTTCTGTGCCTCCTAATTCCTACATGATGAACCAGCCTGTCATTCCAGTTAGACCAGTTTACCAAGGTCCAATGTCTTACGACGGATATTATGGTCCTCCGCGAGCAAATTTCAACAATCCCAATGTGAGAGATCCACCTTTTGTTGGAGGTCCTCATCAACCTGGAATATTAAATCAATTCCCCAACCAGCACGAGAAGTTCCATCCTGGACATCCTCAGAACAGACCTGGCAAACATGAAACAGCTCCCAATGAGCATTTCGAATCTGATAGAGTACATGTTATCCAGCGAGGACAGCCTAGGATTTTGCATGATAACTTAAGAGGTCCCCGTGAAGTCGAGAGGAATGCTCAACCTGCACCACCACTTCTTCCACATCCAAATGGAAATAGGATTGATGTGAACAAGAGGTCAGATATAAGAGAATCCTTTAATGAGAAGAATAGGATCCTTATGAAGTCAGCACCTGACCATAGAGGTCCAGCTGGTACAAGCCATTTGTCTATTCCAGAAAATGTACATTCCCACCCCCGGGAAGCTGATGATGGTACTCTCCGGAAGAAGTTCAAGGAAGATAATTCAGTTGTTCCTGATCAGCAGCCTGTCATTAAGAAGAATGTGGCATTAATAGAGAAAATAGAGAGTTTGAATAACAAAGCTAGAAATGTTGATGCACGTAATATTACAGAACCATTCCCATCCAAACAAGCCAAGGAGATGCAAAAAAGTACAAGTTCAAAGGAAGATCAG AAACTACCAAATGAACCTGTTCTTGAACCTTCACAGTCTGAATTAACTGAAATCATCACAGCTGGAAAGCTTGGCGAATCAACTCGTGATCGAACACATAGGAGAGGTGATTCTTCAAGAAGCAGTCACCATGGTTCTTCTAAAGACAGGTTAGTTAATAATTTTGCAGGAGAGGGGCTGAGAGAAAATTCTGCAGCTGATTCTTCACCAATTGTTGGTTCGAGGAATAGCCAACATGAACAACCTCCTAAGGATGCTTTGAAACTGGCACCTGTGATGGTCACTGATGACATGCAATCTTCACTAGATTTTGAATCTCAG CGTGCAAAAATGAGGGAGCTGGCTGCACAACGTGCAAAACAGTTgcaagctgaggaggaggaacgGACAAAACAACAAAGAGCAAAAGCTCTTGCGAAGTTGGAAGAACTGAATAGGCGTTCATCAGTACATCAGAAGAGCTCAAATGATGTACCACCAGATATTGCTGATGtgcaacaaaagcaaaaggtTGGATTTGAAGAGACTGCCAAACCTGCTAATTTGTCTGCTGAATCTTGTGATGTTGCATGTGATGGTCACAATTCTCTTCAGCCACCAAATGATCCTAAGCATACTGAATTTTCTGTACAGCCCAAGCCTACTGTGCTAACACATACTCTAGGTGTTGGTAAAGACCCTACTATTCATAATACTACAACGTTGGCCAGGAACTCAGAGCATGAAGCCCAGAAAGGTGTAGCACAATCACATGACATTAATGTTCCAAAGCCTAAGCAGGGCTACAGAAGAAGGCAAGCTGTGTCAGAGGAAAAAAATCCTAGTGAGAAGTCCAGTGGAGCGATAAGCACGGAAAGTGGTAAGAAAATTGCTGAGGCCTTTTCAAACACTTCAACTGCTGTTGTTACATCACATGATGACACCCTGGCCCACAACAAGAAGAGTGCCCGTCACTCTAGAAATAAGAAAAAGGTTGACGAAGCTCCAGTTACTTCTAAGCATCCACCAGTAGCGCTCAATGAGCAGAATGCAGTCAAAGTCCCTAATGAGCCAAAACCACAAACTGCTGGTGTTATCATCAGTAGTTCCATAGTTCCTACTGAAGGTACTGTTGTCACTGTGGGAAGTATAATGGTGGGTGGTATTTCATTTGGATCTTTGAACCAGGAGTGTGTCAAACCGCAGGAGAGTGTCAAACCGGCAGATGAAGTTCATAGTAGTACCTCAAACAGCCACCCAAAACGTCAGCAGGCAAAAAGATCAGGAAAGAACCAGCAGTCCATCCGGCCTATTGAGAGACCACATGGGAATGAGGGCGCTGTATGGGCACCAGTTAAGCCATCAGGACACAGCGAGCAATCTGGCGATGCCATGAGGAGCACAGGAGTAGTTGCTCCCACTCAACCAGCTGGGCTGAACACCAACGATGGAGAGAATGttacaaaaacaaaaagagcTGAAATGGAGAGATATGTACCCAAGCCTCTGTCCAAAGAGCTTCAGCAGCAGAATTTGAGGCAaattttaccatcagaaaaatCCTGTGAGGACAACAAGATTCGTGACAAGGAAATAGTTGAAAGGTCTACTGGTGCTAAACCTGAGACTGCACCTGAGGCCAAGAAATGGGAGGGCAAGAAAACTAATAAGGGGCATGGAAAGTCTCATCCTTCATGGCGTAGAAGGAATACAGATGAATCAACTTTGGTAGGACCAAAAGCTACTGAGCTAGCAGACAACTATCAAGAGTCACATGAACTTCAGAAGCATACTGTGCATCAGCCACCTGAACCTGACAAGCAAGCAGATGCTCCTGCCAGGAACAGTTCAGTTCCAGCTGAAACAGTTTCATCAGTAGTCACTGTTGCCAAAGAACATGGTGCAGCTAACAAGCAAAGGCGTCAGCATGTTAAGGCTCAGAGAAATGAGGGAAGTAACTACTCGAATGAGAATAAGGATCAAATGGCAGCACCGCCAGCACCGGGCATTGATTCAAACTCATATGAACGTAGAAACATGTTGAGATCTGATGTGAAGCACAGTGGAACAGTACCACAATCTAGATCTCATTGGAAACCTAAAACCATCCCTCAGTCCCAGGGAAATTCGCATGGCAATAATGCTAAGGATGGGCATGTGGATAGTGCTACTCCACAagacagcagcaacaacaaccttGCTGAAAACATTGGTTGGAACGATGAAAATCATGCACACAGTGAAGAAGTTAAAGGAGAAAAGAGGCATGTAGACGATTACCAGAAGAGCGAGAGCCATGAAAATgcagaacagcagcagcagcttagTCATGCGCCACGCCGACAGGGCCACCACAATGGTGGGAGGTACCACAGAGGAGGTGGCACAAACAGGGGAAGGGGTTATGATGTTGGGAAGCCAAGCCATGTCACAAACGCAGAAAGGCGGAGGGGTGGCACTCATCTCGAATACCAGCCAGTTGGATCCTATAACAAAACAGCAGACTTCCAGCAGAACCCAGGTACCGATGAGCGAACCGAAGGGGCTCCAGTGCACAGGGAGCACGTCCACAACAGGGGTCCACGCCCTGCTGGCCAGTTCGTCAAGAGGAACCCTGCCTCCACCCCAGCTGCTAACTCTTACCGAGATGAATAA